A genomic segment from Tachysurus fulvidraco isolate hzauxx_2018 chromosome 21, HZAU_PFXX_2.0, whole genome shotgun sequence encodes:
- the LOC113638581 gene encoding uncharacterized protein LOC113638581 encodes MPTVSVTETTVECSERLIHPHVGHKSSTEGSPSDGYKTLTVFQSCWDANVALVLVVLAGFLILVLFYCVLLLRHKLRLAQAGNSLEYFGFYHIASYTLKHPLETPGISFVNMDSLPVEANSCSPPPTVVPSHPVIPPLLPPPPPLSSQPPSIVPLPHPIIYTTPPSPQSDAEVYSRIGTLRPSRHSSVSQTQVVLFEHSSL; translated from the coding sequence ATGCCGACTGTATCAGTCACTGAAACGACTGTGGAGTGTTCTGAACGGCTGATACATCCGCATGTAGGACACAAGTCATCCACAGAGGGTTCCCCATCTGACGGATATAAGACCTTGACTGTTTTCCAATCTTGCTGGGATGCAAATGTGGCCTTGGTGCTTGTGGTTCTCGCCGGGTTTCTCATCTTGGTGCTGTTTTACTGCGTCCTTCTCTTGCGACACAAACTGCGTTTGGCTCAAGCAGGAAATTCTTTGGAGTACTTTGGCTTCTACCACATAGCAAGCTACACTCTGAAACACCCACTTGAAACCCCAGGTATATCTTTCGTGAATATGGATTCCCTCCCTGTGGAAGCTAATTCTTGTTCTCCACCTCCAACTGTGGTTCCAAGTCATCCAGTCATCCCCCCACTCCTCCCCCCACCTCCACCACTTTCATCTCAACCTCCCTCCATTGTGCCTCTGCCGCACCCCATCATCTACACTACCCCACCCAGCCCTCAATCTGACGCAGAGGTGTATTCCCGCATTGGCACTCTACGGCCCTCTAGGCACTCGAGCGTGAGTCAGACGCAGGTGGTTCTCTTTGAACATTCATCTCTGTGA